The following coding sequences lie in one Arachis hypogaea cultivar Tifrunner chromosome 4, arahy.Tifrunner.gnm2.J5K5, whole genome shotgun sequence genomic window:
- the LOC112795918 gene encoding ATP synthase gamma chain, chloroplastic, protein MSCSNLTMLVSSKPSISDASNLSFRSVLNLFQLPSQNSPSCSPSRSSVTPVQCGLRELRTRIESVKNTQKITEAMKLVAAAKVRRAQEAVVNGRPFSETLVEVLYNINEQLQTEDIDVPLTKVRPVKKVALVVCTGDRGLCGGFNNNIIKKAEKRIAELKDLGLDYTIISVGKKGNSYFLRRPYIPVDRFLEGGTLPTAKEAQAIADDAFSLFISEEVDKVELLYTKFVSLVKSDPVIHTLLPLSPKGEICDINGNCVDAADDEFFRLTTKEGKLTVERDSVRTKTEDYSPILEFEQDPVQILDALLPLYLNSQVLRALQESLASELAARMSAMSSATDNAVELKKNLSIIYNRERQAKITGEILEIVAGANALQ, encoded by the coding sequence ATGTCTTGCTCCAACCTCACTATGTTGGTATCTTCAAAACCTTCCATTTCTGATGCCTCCAACCTCTCCTTCCGTTCTGTTCTTAATCTTTTTCAGCTCCCTTCACAAAACTCACCCTCATGCAGCCCTTCACGTTCTTCTGTCACCCCAGTACAGTGTGGTCTCAGAGAGCTCAGAACCCGCATTGAATCTGTCAAGAACACACAGAAGATCACAGAGGCAATGAAGCTTGTTGCTGCTGCTAAAGTCAGAAGGGCTCAAGAAGCTGTTGTCAATGGAAGACCCTTTTCAGAAACCCTTGTTGAGGTCCTCTACAACATCAACGAGCAACTCCAAACTGAAGACATTGATGTCCCTCTCACAAAAGTTAGGCCAGTGAAAAAGGTAGCACTGGTTGTGTGCACTGGTGATAGAGGTCTCTGTGGTGGTTTCAACAATAACATCATTAAGAAAGCCGAGAAAAGAATTGCTGAATTGAAGGATCTTGGTCTTGACTACACTATCATTAGCGTTGGCAAGAAGGGTAACTCTTACTTCCTCCGTAGGCCTTACATACCAGTTGATCGGTTTCTAGAAGGAGGAACACTCCCTACTGCGAAAGAGGCTCAGGCAATTGCTGATGATGCCTTCTCATTGTTCATCAGTGAAGAGGTTGACAAAGTAGAACTCTTGTACACAAAGTTTGTGTCATTGGTGAAATCAGATCCTGTGATTCACACCTTGCTTCCACTGTCACCAAAGGGAGAGATTTGTGACATCAATGGAAACTGTGTTGATGCTGCTGATGATGAGTTCTTTAGGCTAACAACAAAGGAAGGAAAACTAACTGTGGAGAGGGATTCTGTGAGGACAAAGACAGAAGACTATTCACCAATCTTGGAATTTGAGCAAGATCCTGTTCAGATCCTTGATGCTCTCTTGCCGCTTTATCTCAACAGCCAAGTCTTAAGAGCACTTCAAGAATCACTTGCAAGTGAGCTTGCTGCTAGAATGAGTGCAATGAGCAGTGCTACTGATAATGCTGTTGAATTGAAGAAGAACTTATCCATTATCTACAATAGGGAGCGTCAGGCTAAGATCACAGGTGAAATTCTTGAGATTGTTGCTGGTGCCAATGCTCTTCAATAG